One window of Thermocoleostomius sinensis A174 genomic DNA carries:
- the trpA gene encoding tryptophan synthase subunit alpha has translation MGSVGKQIETLRDRGQCALIPFITAGDPDLETTAQALHLLDRSGADLIELGVPYSDPLADGPVIQAAATRALQRGTRLEQVLEMLKTVSPHLQAPIILFTYYNPIINRGISTFMQQIAAAGASGLVIPDLPLEEVDAVLTAAKHSGIEVILLVAPTSPKQRIEAIAQQSQGFIYLVSVTGVTGMRSQIESRVQTLLTELHSVTDKPIGVGFGISQPSQAKQVMEWGADAVIVGSAFVKRLAEGSPDQGLQAIETFCRSLKAAILE, from the coding sequence ATGGGTTCTGTTGGGAAGCAAATTGAAACACTGCGCGATCGGGGACAATGTGCCTTAATTCCGTTTATTACGGCTGGCGACCCAGATTTGGAGACAACGGCTCAGGCGTTACACCTGCTCGATCGCAGTGGCGCAGACTTAATTGAATTAGGAGTCCCCTATTCTGATCCCTTGGCAGATGGCCCTGTGATTCAAGCAGCGGCTACGCGGGCTTTACAACGGGGTACACGCCTAGAGCAAGTGTTAGAAATGCTTAAAACCGTTAGCCCTCATCTGCAAGCCCCGATCATTTTGTTCACCTATTACAATCCCATCATCAATCGTGGCATTTCGACCTTCATGCAGCAAATTGCAGCGGCCGGAGCTAGTGGTTTAGTCATTCCTGATCTGCCTCTAGAAGAAGTCGATGCTGTATTGACAGCTGCTAAGCATTCTGGAATTGAAGTGATATTGCTGGTGGCTCCCACGTCTCCTAAACAGCGGATTGAAGCGATCGCTCAGCAGAGCCAAGGCTTTATCTATTTAGTCAGCGTTACAGGTGTAACCGGAATGCGATCGCAAATTGAATCGCGAGTACAAACGCTGTTGACCGAGTTGCACAGTGTTACTGATAAACCGATTGGGGTTGGATTTGGCATTTCTCAACCTAGTCAGGCAAAACAAGTAATGGAATGGGGGGCCGATGCAGTAATTGTAGGCAGTGCTTTTGTTAAGCGTCTAGCGGAAGGTTCACCCGATCAAGGCTTGCAAGCAATCGAAACATTTTGTCGGTCTCTCAAGGCAGCAATTCTGGAATAG
- a CDS encoding DUF3007 family protein — MRRIDVIGIGIGVFAAGGIIYVILKLVGLDDLNAGIWSQVIFLGGLIGWVATYLTRVLTRNMTYNQQLEEYEEAVLRRRLEEMSPEELEALQAEVEQEKQEKQRMMGEESGK; from the coding sequence ATGCGACGGATTGATGTAATTGGCATTGGTATCGGTGTGTTTGCAGCGGGCGGAATCATTTACGTGATTCTGAAGTTGGTGGGCCTAGACGATCTCAACGCCGGAATTTGGAGCCAAGTCATTTTTCTAGGTGGGCTGATTGGCTGGGTTGCCACCTACTTAACTCGGGTACTCACCAGAAATATGACTTATAACCAACAGCTAGAAGAATACGAAGAGGCTGTTCTCCGTCGCCGCCTCGAAGAAATGTCGCCCGAAGAACTTGAAGCCCTCCAGGCAGAGGTTGAACAGGAGAAACAGGAGAAGCAACGTATGATGGGTGAGGAATCAGGAAAGTAA
- the ndhL gene encoding NAD(P)H-quinone oxidoreductase subunit L, whose translation MEALSSTSLLVVLLYVAIGGIYLVVLPALLFLYLKQRWYTARSIERVLMYFMVFLLFPGLLLLSPFLNFRPQPRQMS comes from the coding sequence ATGGAAGCTCTATCCTCTACTTCTCTTCTGGTAGTTCTCTTGTATGTAGCGATCGGTGGAATCTACCTAGTCGTGCTACCGGCTCTGTTGTTTCTCTATTTAAAGCAGCGCTGGTACACGGCTCGATCGATTGAGCGGGTGCTGATGTACTTCATGGTGTTTTTGCTATTCCCTGGATTGCTGCTGCTCAGCCCATTTCTCAACTTCCGTCCGCAGCCTCGGCAGATGAGCTAA
- a CDS encoding DUF445 domain-containing protein: MDLYSIWILIAPPIIGGIIGYFTNDIAIKMLFRPYRPLYVAGRRLPFTPGLIPSNQERLAKRISDTIMGSLLTPEELQNLARKLLQTDRTQAAILWLLKLTLEQVQGANQAKATQVVANILKDLLGQSLPRLIKVLARRDDFLEAQLNQIFDQVLLELQLTEAQAQQLSQWLLDVVVPPDVIRSAIVDFLTDRNIRIIDEGFRERTSGTYWVVANLFGLRNALTRLRTYCLDEREESNARIAELIKSLGIQDRLTEILLNLSLQNLPISTVRQLRKTMRDSVRTYLQEKGSEVLQGLTDSIDWNNVANLLLNRLRTSAAVTNSLEPVSQELALILERYLERDLESLVAQVIPILNIDQVIINRVQATSARDLEMAIQGIVRNELQAIVNLGGILGFVIGLIQTVTLLLR, from the coding sequence TTGGATCTCTATAGCATCTGGATTTTAATTGCTCCTCCTATCATTGGTGGCATCATTGGTTACTTCACAAATGACATCGCCATCAAAATGCTGTTTCGCCCATACCGTCCACTTTATGTTGCTGGGCGACGACTGCCGTTCACCCCTGGATTGATCCCTAGTAATCAGGAACGCTTGGCCAAGCGAATTTCCGACACCATTATGGGGTCGTTGCTGACGCCCGAAGAACTGCAAAACTTGGCGCGAAAACTACTACAAACCGATCGCACTCAAGCCGCAATTTTGTGGCTATTAAAACTGACCCTGGAACAGGTACAGGGAGCAAATCAAGCCAAAGCGACCCAGGTTGTTGCTAATATTTTGAAGGATTTACTAGGACAATCGTTGCCGCGATTGATTAAAGTTCTGGCGCGGCGTGATGACTTTTTAGAAGCTCAACTCAACCAAATCTTTGATCAAGTTTTATTGGAACTGCAATTAACAGAAGCACAGGCTCAGCAGCTTTCTCAATGGCTCTTGGACGTTGTTGTGCCACCGGATGTGATTCGATCGGCGATTGTAGATTTTCTGACCGATCGCAATATTCGTATCATCGATGAAGGGTTCCGAGAGCGCACCAGCGGCACCTATTGGGTTGTAGCCAATTTGTTTGGATTGCGCAATGCCTTAACGCGACTCCGCACCTACTGCTTGGACGAGCGTGAGGAAAGCAACGCCCGGATTGCCGAATTGATTAAATCTTTGGGCATTCAAGATCGACTGACAGAAATATTGCTGAACCTATCTTTGCAAAATTTGCCCATTTCCACCGTGCGGCAATTGCGAAAAACCATGCGTGACAGCGTACGCACCTATTTACAAGAAAAAGGATCAGAGGTTTTGCAAGGCTTAACTGATTCGATCGACTGGAACAATGTTGCCAATTTGTTGTTAAATCGGTTGCGTACTTCGGCGGCTGTCACCAATTCCCTAGAACCCGTCAGCCAAGAATTAGCGCTGATTTTAGAGCGCTACCTTGAACGTGATCTGGAATCACTCGTTGCGCAAGTCATTCCAATTCTTAATATTGATCAAGTGATTATTAATCGTGTGCAAGCCACCTCTGCTAGAGATTTAGAAATGGCTATCCAAGGCATCGTTCGCAACGAATTACAAGCGATCGTCAACTTGGGTGGCATCTTGGGATTTGTCATCGGCTTGATTCAGACTGTGACATTACTACTGCGGTAG
- the ubiE gene encoding bifunctional demethylmenaquinone methyltransferase/2-methoxy-6-polyprenyl-1,4-benzoquinol methylase UbiE, with translation MKLTSTSSQEIQALFDRIAPAYDQLNDWLSLGLHRVWKQMAVKWSQPVLGGTCLDVCCGSGDLARLLAKRVGSSGKVYGVDFAPAQLAIARQRTLPFQQPAITWIEADALHLPFDANFFDAATMGYGLRNVVDIPASLKELHRVLKPGATVAILDFHRPDSAVAQAFQQWYLEAIVVPLSERMGLREDYAYIAPSLDRFPIGAQQITLAQTAGFSHVIHYPIANGMMGVLVATK, from the coding sequence GTGAAATTAACTTCAACGTCGTCCCAAGAGATTCAGGCGTTGTTCGATCGCATTGCACCCGCCTACGACCAACTCAATGATTGGCTGAGTTTGGGGTTGCATCGTGTGTGGAAACAAATGGCTGTAAAGTGGAGCCAGCCAGTCCTTGGGGGCACCTGTCTAGATGTGTGCTGTGGCAGCGGCGATTTAGCACGTTTGTTGGCAAAGCGGGTTGGGTCAAGTGGAAAAGTGTACGGCGTTGATTTTGCACCGGCTCAGCTAGCGATCGCTCGCCAGCGTACCCTGCCATTTCAGCAACCTGCCATCACTTGGATCGAGGCGGATGCGTTGCATTTACCCTTCGACGCCAATTTTTTTGATGCCGCCACAATGGGCTATGGACTACGCAATGTCGTAGATATCCCCGCTAGCCTCAAGGAATTGCATCGTGTGTTAAAACCCGGCGCAACGGTTGCTATTTTGGATTTTCATCGTCCTGATAGTGCTGTGGCTCAAGCCTTTCAGCAATGGTATCTTGAAGCAATCGTTGTGCCCTTGTCCGAACGCATGGGGTTGCGCGAGGATTATGCCTATATTGCCCCTAGCCTCGATCGGTTTCCCATAGGAGCACAACAGATCACCCTGGCCCAAACCGCTGGCTTTTCCCATGTCATTCATTACCCGATCGCCAACGGCATGATGGGCGTACTGGTTGCGACAAAATAG
- a CDS encoding response regulator codes for MSNPIDNVDNNLDTISRQFMSLERPKKPKMLVVDDEPDNLDLLYRTFRRDFIVLRAESGVVALEILAAEGEVAVIISDQRMPEMKGTEFLSKTVPTFPDTMRIILTGFTDVEDLVEAINSGQVYKYITKPWDPSELKSVVQRAVETYDLLKQRTEELRRAQAQTMLLQTIVQTAHAGFTLETCLQTIADAYGAVFLTDGCILQLVTGTTLGTVGIYSANGTLTNWLALDPLVQTAIASQTMQVAVNVASNPALADIPHYLDTGIQAHLIVPITFQSETLAVLSLQWQRPHALSEDELHTIHLSAQQLGIVLTCKRQQTVGV; via the coding sequence ATGAGCAATCCGATCGACAATGTTGACAATAATCTGGACACAATCAGCCGTCAGTTCATGAGTCTGGAACGTCCCAAAAAGCCAAAAATGTTGGTTGTGGATGATGAACCCGACAATCTGGACTTGCTGTATCGCACCTTTCGCCGCGATTTCATCGTCTTGCGAGCCGAAAGTGGAGTTGTGGCACTGGAAATTTTGGCGGCGGAAGGCGAAGTTGCTGTCATTATCTCGGATCAGCGAATGCCTGAAATGAAAGGAACTGAGTTTCTCAGCAAAACTGTTCCTACATTTCCAGACACGATGCGCATCATTCTGACCGGCTTCACCGATGTAGAGGATCTAGTCGAAGCAATTAACTCTGGACAGGTTTATAAATATATCACAAAACCGTGGGACCCCAGTGAACTGAAATCTGTGGTGCAACGCGCGGTTGAAACCTATGATCTCCTCAAACAACGCACCGAGGAACTGCGTCGGGCCCAAGCGCAAACCATGCTGTTGCAAACGATCGTGCAAACAGCCCACGCAGGATTCACCCTCGAAACCTGTCTACAAACTATTGCAGATGCCTATGGGGCTGTGTTTTTAACCGATGGATGCATCTTGCAACTGGTAACAGGTACAACCTTAGGAACAGTAGGAATCTATAGTGCCAATGGCACTCTCACTAATTGGCTTGCACTCGATCCACTGGTACAAACAGCGATCGCTTCCCAGACCATGCAGGTTGCCGTCAATGTTGCTTCTAATCCAGCGTTGGCTGATATTCCCCATTATCTTGACACTGGTATTCAGGCCCATCTGATCGTTCCAATTACTTTTCAATCTGAAACCTTGGCAGTGCTCTCTCTGCAATGGCAACGACCCCATGCTTTGTCTGAAGACGAACTACATACCATTCACCTATCGGCACAGCAGCTTGGCATTGTTTTGACCTGCAAGCGTCAACAAACAGTTGGAGTATAA
- the rpsU gene encoding 30S ribosomal protein S21 has translation MTQVVLGENEGIESALRRFKRQVSKAGILADVKSHRHFETPLEKRKRKAIMARRKRRFR, from the coding sequence ATGACCCAAGTGGTCCTCGGAGAAAACGAAGGAATTGAATCAGCACTGCGTCGGTTTAAACGGCAAGTTTCAAAGGCTGGAATTTTGGCTGACGTGAAGAGTCATCGCCATTTTGAAACTCCGTTAGAGAAACGCAAGCGTAAAGCAATTATGGCTCGCCGCAAACGTCGGTTCCGCTAA
- a CDS encoding UDP-N-acetylmuramoyl-tripeptide--D-alanyl-D-alanine ligase, which translates to MACSVSLSQLVSRLSAHSYLADSYLQTVATGINTDTRHLQPGDVFVALRGDRFDGHQFVTQAIAQGAVAAIVDHSFSETITLNETANLPILSVDNTLTAYQTIAQWWRSQFTMPVIAVTGSVGKTTTKELISAVLSTQGHVLKSQANFNNEIGVPKTLLELDTTHNFAVVEMGMRGMGEISLLSQIARPDIAVITNVGTAHIGRLGSEQAIAEAKCELLREMPAASVAVLNYDNSRLMETAARVWQGKTITYGLEGGDLQGKLLDAMTLQVEDVTLPLPLPGRHNAFNYLAALAVAKVLQIDWSPLMQGLSIELPQGRARRYALPNDIVLLDETYNAGLESMTAALQLLADTPAKRRIAVLGTMKELGDRSIAFHQQVGALVQQLNLDGLLILADAAESQALAEGAWPLAAEQFSHPDAVVQRLTALMQPGDRILFKASRAVGLDQVVDRIRTHPQNQDLG; encoded by the coding sequence ATGGCTTGTTCTGTTTCCCTAAGTCAGCTTGTTTCGCGATTGTCCGCACACTCATATTTGGCAGATTCTTATCTGCAAACGGTCGCCACTGGCATTAATACTGATACCCGTCACCTTCAGCCGGGTGACGTGTTTGTGGCCCTTCGCGGCGATCGATTTGATGGGCATCAGTTTGTGACTCAAGCAATTGCGCAGGGCGCTGTAGCAGCCATTGTCGATCACAGCTTTAGTGAGACAATAACCCTGAATGAGACAGCAAACCTGCCGATTTTAAGCGTAGACAATACGCTGACAGCCTATCAAACAATTGCGCAGTGGTGGCGATCGCAGTTCACCATGCCGGTGATTGCCGTGACAGGTTCGGTAGGTAAAACTACCACAAAGGAATTGATTAGTGCCGTTTTGTCTACACAAGGTCACGTTTTAAAGTCGCAGGCTAACTTCAACAACGAAATTGGCGTTCCCAAAACCCTGCTAGAACTAGACACCACCCACAACTTTGCGGTAGTGGAAATGGGAATGCGCGGCATGGGCGAAATTTCGCTGCTCAGCCAAATTGCCCGTCCTGATATTGCGGTCATTACCAATGTAGGGACGGCCCATATTGGGCGTCTAGGGTCAGAGCAGGCGATCGCAGAGGCCAAGTGTGAACTGTTGCGCGAAATGCCAGCCGCCAGCGTAGCCGTTCTCAACTATGACAACAGTCGGTTAATGGAAACAGCAGCGCGAGTTTGGCAGGGAAAAACAATTACCTATGGATTAGAGGGCGGCGATTTACAAGGCAAATTGCTGGATGCAATGACGCTGCAAGTAGAAGATGTAACTCTGCCGTTACCACTTCCGGGACGGCACAATGCCTTCAATTACTTAGCCGCGCTAGCAGTAGCCAAGGTGCTCCAGATCGACTGGTCGCCACTGATGCAGGGTTTGTCGATCGAATTACCACAAGGACGGGCCCGGCGCTATGCTCTCCCTAACGACATTGTGCTGCTGGACGAGACCTACAATGCTGGGTTGGAATCGATGACTGCTGCTCTACAGTTGTTGGCAGACACTCCTGCCAAACGTCGCATTGCCGTGCTGGGCACAATGAAAGAACTGGGCGATCGATCGATCGCCTTCCACCAGCAGGTAGGGGCACTGGTGCAGCAGTTGAACTTGGATGGGCTGCTGATTTTGGCAGATGCAGCAGAAAGCCAAGCACTGGCTGAAGGAGCCTGGCCGCTGGCGGCTGAACAGTTCTCTCATCCCGATGCAGTGGTACAACGCTTAACGGCATTGATGCAACCGGGCGATCGGATTTTATTCAAAGCCTCCCGTGCCGTAGGATTAGATCAAGTCGTAGATCGCATCCGCACGCACCCACAAAACCAAGACCTTGGGTAG
- a CDS encoding class I SAM-dependent methyltransferase: MGFYSQRIFPYLLDWSMSDQSFANYRRTVLAEVEGDVLEIGFGTGLNLSYYPEHIHKLVAIDANPGVHKLAQKRINTSSITVDHRVLNGEHLPMSDGTFDSVVSTWTLCSIANIDQALQEIHRVLKPGGRFFFIEHGLSRDPQVQAWQNRLNPLQTIIADGCHLNRNIRQLVENQFSSVSLKEFYADKTPKFLGYLYQGIATKVA, from the coding sequence ATGGGCTTCTATTCACAACGGATCTTCCCATATTTATTAGATTGGTCAATGTCAGATCAATCCTTTGCTAACTACCGTCGGACGGTTTTGGCAGAGGTAGAGGGTGACGTGCTGGAAATTGGATTTGGAACAGGTTTAAATCTCTCGTACTATCCAGAACACATTCACAAACTTGTGGCGATCGATGCAAATCCTGGCGTTCACAAGTTAGCACAAAAACGAATCAATACCTCATCTATTACAGTTGATCATCGTGTACTCAATGGTGAGCACTTACCTATGTCCGACGGCACATTTGATAGCGTTGTCAGCACTTGGACGTTATGCAGCATCGCAAACATTGATCAAGCCCTCCAGGAGATTCATCGGGTGTTGAAACCAGGCGGACGTTTCTTCTTTATTGAGCATGGCTTAAGCCGCGATCCGCAAGTACAAGCATGGCAAAATCGGTTGAATCCGTTACAAACTATCATTGCCGATGGCTGTCACCTCAACCGTAATATTCGGCAATTAGTGGAGAATCAATTTTCCTCTGTAAGCTTGAAGGAATTTTACGCCGATAAAACCCCGAAATTTCTTGGATATCTCTATCAGGGCATTGCTACTAAAGTCGCCTAA
- a CDS encoding NupC/NupG family nucleoside CNT transporter, whose protein sequence is MISLIGIFGLCAIAWLFSENRDPKYFPWRVVMLGLLFQFAIGFVVFVLPQLIPQVRDLLIGLGSFLNLVFEAADAGARFVFGRNLVPFPGQDTFFLSPLPPGTDSCTADSAGQVVPGFCGIRLGYIYAFRALPAIIFVSGLVALLYRLGVIQGLVRLFAALFHRSMHLSGAESLSGVTNIFLGIEAAIVIKPYLPRMTRSELCAVLACCFGTATSATLPAYVGLLQPIFPNVSVHLIAASIMAIPACFLLSKILVPETAQPSADWKAKPVVTESAWIDRPDRSTFVTEPVAEPMDTTIDTTTVDLPDATIPEISIRQPTPTEAAIEGAIEGVKIAAAIVAGLIMVLGLTYFVVQLANWLATLPNPVGGWFRLVSLPNILGALSLPFTVLTGVSLRWEELWQCSLLLGRRLLETAIVPYQSVTVSVISGSNTFSDRAVLLLSYALSGFAHLAYWGIVVGGVFALLPWRRKEVIGLCWKALLAGALATYMIACVAGFFDGIFGTSTLNLLGKS, encoded by the coding sequence ATGATTTCCTTGATTGGAATTTTTGGGTTGTGTGCGATCGCCTGGCTGTTTTCCGAGAATCGCGACCCGAAGTATTTTCCTTGGCGGGTGGTGATGTTGGGGCTTTTGTTTCAATTTGCAATTGGTTTCGTTGTATTTGTGCTACCGCAACTGATCCCGCAAGTACGAGATCTCTTAATAGGGCTAGGCAGCTTCTTAAATCTCGTGTTTGAGGCAGCCGATGCAGGAGCACGGTTTGTATTTGGCAGAAACCTTGTTCCCTTTCCAGGGCAAGACACTTTCTTTTTATCGCCTCTACCTCCCGGTACAGATAGCTGTACCGCTGACAGTGCTGGTCAAGTAGTTCCAGGTTTTTGTGGCATTCGCTTGGGTTATATCTATGCGTTTCGAGCTTTGCCAGCCATCATTTTTGTAAGCGGATTGGTGGCCTTACTGTACCGACTAGGAGTAATTCAAGGGCTAGTTCGCTTGTTTGCTGCACTGTTTCATCGCTCAATGCACTTGAGTGGTGCAGAATCCTTGAGTGGTGTGACGAATATATTTTTGGGAATTGAGGCGGCGATTGTGATTAAACCTTACCTGCCTAGAATGACCCGAAGCGAGCTATGCGCTGTGCTTGCCTGTTGTTTCGGCACAGCGACTTCCGCTACATTACCGGCTTATGTAGGTTTATTGCAACCAATCTTTCCCAATGTGTCTGTGCATCTAATTGCCGCCTCTATCATGGCAATTCCTGCTTGCTTTTTGTTGTCTAAAATCCTAGTTCCAGAGACAGCCCAGCCCTCAGCAGATTGGAAGGCGAAACCTGTTGTCACTGAGTCTGCTTGGATCGATCGACCCGATCGTTCAACTTTTGTGACTGAACCAGTGGCGGAACCAATGGATACAACAATCGATACAACAACTGTTGATTTGCCAGACGCGACGATTCCAGAGATATCCATTCGCCAACCCACTCCTACCGAAGCCGCGATCGAAGGGGCGATTGAGGGCGTAAAAATCGCGGCGGCGATCGTCGCTGGACTCATAATGGTATTGGGATTAACCTATTTTGTGGTTCAACTGGCTAACTGGCTGGCCACCTTGCCAAACCCCGTAGGTGGATGGTTTAGACTTGTGAGTCTTCCCAACATTCTAGGGGCGTTGTCGCTGCCCTTTACAGTTTTGACTGGGGTATCCTTGCGCTGGGAAGAACTGTGGCAATGTTCGTTGTTGTTGGGGCGACGGCTGCTGGAGACGGCGATCGTTCCCTATCAATCGGTGACTGTATCTGTGATATCGGGCAGTAACACCTTTAGCGATCGAGCCGTGCTGTTGCTGAGCTATGCCTTGTCTGGGTTTGCCCATCTAGCATATTGGGGAATTGTAGTCGGCGGGGTGTTTGCCCTACTGCCATGGCGCCGCAAAGAAGTGATTGGATTGTGCTGGAAAGCGCTGCTGGCTGGTGCTTTGGCCACTTACATGATTGCCTGCGTTGCTGGATTTTTTGATGGAATTTTTGGAACGAGTACGCTCAATCTTTTGGGCAAATCCTGA
- a CDS encoding branched-chain amino acid transaminase has translation MHNFLPFAYFEGQFIPFESAKLSIATHALHYGTGAFGGLRGIPDPQHPHQILLFRLDRHCKRLSDSARFLQFDLPASTIESIIVEFVKKNQPTTSFYIRPFVYTSDLGIAPRLHNVAKDFFVYGLELGDYLSPEGVSCRISSWYRQEDRSLPLRGKISGAYITSSLAKTEAVGAGFDEAILMNAQGKVSEASGMNVFIVRHGQIITPGYEQDILEGITRDSILTVARDLGIPVVERPIDKSELLIADEVFLSGTAAKVTPVRRIENYELPSHRPITDKLREKLTAITENRDPQYQAWVSVVSLS, from the coding sequence ATGCACAACTTTTTACCATTCGCTTATTTCGAGGGTCAGTTTATTCCATTTGAAAGTGCCAAACTTTCGATTGCAACCCATGCGCTTCACTATGGCACAGGGGCATTTGGCGGGTTAAGAGGCATTCCAGATCCTCAACATCCGCATCAAATTTTGTTATTTCGACTCGATCGCCACTGCAAACGGCTCAGCGATAGTGCCCGGTTTCTTCAGTTTGACTTGCCCGCTAGCACAATTGAATCTATCATTGTCGAATTTGTTAAAAAGAATCAACCCACCACATCGTTTTACATCCGCCCTTTTGTCTATACTTCTGATTTAGGAATTGCTCCCCGGTTGCACAATGTGGCTAAAGATTTCTTTGTATACGGGCTGGAACTTGGAGATTATTTGTCGCCGGAGGGGGTTAGCTGTCGGATTAGTTCTTGGTATCGTCAGGAAGATCGAAGCCTGCCGTTGCGTGGCAAAATTAGCGGTGCTTACATCACCTCATCGTTGGCCAAAACCGAAGCGGTCGGGGCTGGGTTTGATGAAGCCATTTTGATGAATGCTCAAGGCAAGGTCAGCGAGGCGTCGGGCATGAATGTGTTTATTGTTCGCCATGGGCAAATTATCACCCCTGGATATGAGCAAGACATTCTGGAAGGGATTACCCGCGATAGTATCTTAACAGTAGCACGGGATTTAGGCATTCCTGTGGTTGAACGTCCGATCGATAAATCGGAACTGTTGATTGCCGATGAAGTGTTTCTGAGCGGAACCGCTGCGAAGGTGACACCCGTGCGGCGCATCGAAAACTACGAGTTGCCGTCCCATCGACCGATTACTGACAAGCTACGCGAGAAGCTCACCGCTATCACCGAGAACCGCGATCCGCAGTATCAAGCCTGGGTATCAGTTGTGTCCCTGTCCTAG
- a CDS encoding four helix bundle protein, translating to MEENVLQTKSFEFAIGVIRLYRKLQARQEFVLSPHILRSGTGIGMKLEQASAERDHQKFLEKLAAVMNEAREAKYWLRLLQESKLTDVDVSRELQQIEAIIQQLDNYET from the coding sequence ATGGAGGAGAACGTCCTTCAAACTAAGAGCTTTGAATTTGCGATCGGCGTGATTCGGCTCTATCGAAAACTGCAAGCCCGACAAGAATTTGTACTATCTCCCCACATCTTGAGGAGCGGTACTGGTATTGGTATGAAATTAGAACAAGCCAGCGCCGAGCGGGATCACCAGAAATTCCTGGAGAAGCTGGCAGCCGTCATGAACGAAGCTAGAGAGGCCAAGTATTGGCTACGATTGTTGCAAGAATCTAAGCTTACGGACGTAGATGTGAGTCGAGAATTGCAGCAAATTGAAGCCATCATTCAACAACTTGACAACTATGAAACTTGA
- a CDS encoding Tic20 family protein yields MTWRSTTTPADRVFACLPYLLPLLDSLEFSQPFFNQFPALLPLLLPLQPLLAIYRGVPFVGLIIFFALFLLVVRNERISHFIRFNTMQAILLDIVLILCSIIVRLVLQQVLGGGLFLETIFNVIFLGTLVAVIYSVIQSALGRYAEIPTLSEAVYMQVR; encoded by the coding sequence ATGACTTGGCGCAGTACCACAACTCCTGCCGATCGGGTTTTTGCCTGCCTACCCTATCTGTTGCCGCTACTAGACAGCCTCGAGTTTTCCCAACCCTTTTTTAATCAGTTTCCAGCCCTGCTGCCGTTGCTGCTACCGCTTCAACCGCTGCTGGCTATCTATCGAGGCGTTCCATTTGTGGGACTGATTATTTTCTTTGCTCTGTTTCTGTTGGTAGTTCGCAACGAGCGCATTAGTCACTTTATTCGCTTCAACACTATGCAGGCAATTCTCCTCGATATTGTGCTAATTCTGTGCAGCATCATTGTTCGACTCGTTTTACAGCAAGTTTTAGGCGGTGGGCTGTTCCTAGAAACAATCTTTAATGTCATCTTCCTGGGAACCTTAGTGGCTGTTATTTACTCGGTGATTCAATCGGCGCTAGGGCGCTATGCCGAGATTCCAACGCTTTCAGAAGCGGTTTATATGCAAGTGCGCTAG